TTGGATACGCAAAAAGGAAAAGGTGGAGCGGTGATTCATCTTCTTGATCGGGCTTTTACTGGACCGAAAGGTGCAGAGGTTTTTGTGCGAATCGATCTCAAAAGGCGACATCGGATTGCTGCGCATCATACGGCTACGCATCTCTTGCATTGGGCTTTGAGGATGGTGCTTGGCAACCGTGTTGCGCAACGTGGCTCTTACGTCGGCCCTGATCGGTTGCGATTCGATTTTTCTCATGGGAAGGGAATGACTCCGGAGGAATTGTCTGCCGTGGAACGGCTTGTAACTGAAAAAATCGCGGCTGACGATCCTGTTCAAACAAGGATTCAAAGCTATCGCGAAGTAAAAATGGATCCTACGATTATGCAGTTTTTTGGGGAGAAATATGGTGATATTGTGCGTGTCGTGGATATCGGTGGATACTCTAAGGAGCTTTGTGGGGGCACGCATCTGGCTTCAACTGGTGAAGCGGGCTTTTTCAAAATTGTTTCAGAGAGTGCAATTGCTGCTGGCATTCGAAGGATAGAGGCCGTTTGCGGAGCAGGCGTGACAGACTACGCAGCAGAGGAGTGGGAACGGCTGCGTGAAGAGCTGAGTGTGCTTGCTAGGAAATATCAGGTTCCGTTGCCTATCGATTGGCCTGAGAAGCCCGGTGAGGGAAGCGATCCGAGTGAAGCTTGGGAGAGATTAGAAAAGGCAAGAGGATGCTTGCTTACGTTTCGAGAAAAAGGGAGAGAACTGGTGAGGAGAGAAAGTAAAGCTTTGGAAGAGGCTTTGAGGAAGGAAGCCGTTGAGATTTATGCTGATTATCATCAGCGCGCACGAGTCTTGCCTAGTGGAGTGCCTGTAGTCGTCGCCAATCTGTCTGGATCTCAGCATGCATCGCCAGGATTGTTGCAGGCGGTGGCCGATGCTTTTAAGCAGAGGGGGTGGAAGGGGATTTTGGTGTTGGGTTATCGAGATACCCAGAAAGCGAGCATTCTTGTGTCGGTCTCTAAGGATTATACGGGTCAGTATTCTGCAGGGACGATTGTTCAAAAGCTGGTGCCTTTAATTGGGGGCCGGGGTGGCGGGCGCTCCGATTTGGCACAAGGTGGTGGTGGACGTGTGGAAGGTCTGGAGGATGCGCTATCGTGTGTGTGGGAGTTTTTGAAGTAAGATAGATGAGAGGTGTAGGTAGAATTTTGGGGTTATTGGCTGGGGTGGTTTTGTTGTTTTATCTGGTGCGAAGCTTGCCTGATTGGATTCGGACGATCGATCGGAATACGCGGCGTAGTCTCTGTCTGAATTTGATGGGTGGTTATTATCAAGCTCTGAGTCGGTTTAAAGAGGATGCTGAGAAGGGTGGGCTAGAAGTTGTTGAGCCGATCACTCCTGAGCTATTGTATGAGCGTGGATGGATCAGTGAACGTCATTGGCGGCTGATGAAGGAGAACAGTTTTGAGTATGAACCCTTGAGGGGTGGATTGAAATGGGGCCGGGATCAAGTTCTTTTACGTTTTTGGGATGAGGGTTGGGAAGTCCTCTTGCTGGGTGATGGTGAGATTCTTAAGGTGCCGCCTGGGGAATAGGGCTGAGATGAATCAAGCTGAGGGAGGTAGGAATAGTGGGGCGAGGTTTTTTAGGATTTGGTTAACTTGATAAATCGATGGTTGTCCTGGTGCAGTGGGGTGATCGAGATAGCCGTAGATCAGTTTTGATCCGAGGCTGGCCAGAGTAACTCGTGTGAGGAGTGCTTGTGGGCCTGTAGCCATGAGAGCCCAGGGTAGCTTCGGGGCATGGATAAGGGGGTAGCAGAGGATGGAAAGTTCATGAGGGGAACGGGCTAGAGCTGCGATTTTTGCTAGGTCGGGCCGAGCCTCTGTGAACTGATTTGTGAGTTTCTGAATCTGAGATAGGGATAGGGGCTTTTTAAGGAAGTGAGCGGAAAGGCACAAAGCTACGTTGCTTTTGCGGATGCTTTTCAAAAGGGGTTGTAGAGGCTCAAGATAGGCTAATTCGAGATCTATAGCGCTTGCGTAAGGGAGGAGAGTAAATGCAAGATCCATGCGCTCGGTGTGAGAACGCCAGCGCCATTGGCCCCCTTCATGTGGGTGTCGTGGCGTGAGGAGTATGGGAATAGAGGTGTTTTTGAGGATAGAGGAGAGTTGAGAGGTGAGCGAATCAAAAGAGAGTCCGTTTTTGAGTAAGAAATCGAGGCGAATTTCAATAAGATCCACTGGAAATTTGTGGTTTTTATGTATGTGTGGGAGACGTTTCAAAGTCGATGGGGCTGAAAGGCAGGCCACGCGGAGGGGCGCATGAATGGAGCGGAGGCGATATTTGAGTTGAGCCTCAGAGGCGAGGGGAGCGGAGGAAGAGGCTTTCATGAGCCCTTAGATGTGCTCTGCGAGGTGATTGAGGGCGTCGCGAACGAGGCGAAGGCGTTCAGGGAGGAATTGTTCTTGGATGATTTTTCGTTTTACACTGAGAGATTGAATGAAGGTATGGGCAACGATGTCGCAAAGCATGTCGTGTTCGGTTAAAGAGCCGATGTATGGAGCGATCCAAGAGGGGAACTCAGAGTGGTGTGTGGTGATATGGCGTATGGTTTCTTGGATATCTTTTGCCAGCCGATCCAAGAGTGGATGGGGATCGCAGGGGTGGGTGTTGTGGAGAGTGTAGTTTGCAGTGAGGTAGGGATGGTGAGTATGAAATGCGGTGAAACGAATTCGACAAAGGCCTTGCAAGACTAAATGTGAAGTGCCGTCTGGATGATCTACGCATGCGCGGATCAGCCCAAGGCATCCGATGGGATAGGGGATCGGTTTGCGGCGTCTTGGAAGAGCTATGGCGAAGAGGCGATGTGAATCCAATGCGTGGCGTAGGAGGAGCCGATAGTGTTCTTCGTAGATGTAAAGGGGAAGAAACGCTTGGGGGAAGAGGATGGAGTCAGCGAGTAGCATGACGGGGATTTTGCCCGGGAGTTTCATAATTTTAATTTAAGTATCGGTAGGGACTTGGCGAGTCGGAATCGTTATTCACCGATGATTTTGATGAGGACTCGCTTGGGGCGACGGCCATCGAATTCACCATAGAAGATTTGTTCCCATGGGCCGAGGTCGAGCTTGCCTTGAGTGATGGCTATGGTGACGTCGCGTCCCATGAGGGTCCGCTTGAGGTGGGCATCAGCGTTGTCTTCTCCAGTGCGGTTGTGTTGGTATTGGCTATAGGGTTTTTCGGGAGCGAGTTTTTCGAGCCATTGTTCAAAATCGTGATGAAGACCAGGTTCATCATCGTTAACAAAGACAGAGGCGGTGATATGCATGGCATTGACAAGGCATAGGCCTTCACGGATTTGACTGGCGCGAACGGCTTCTGCGACTTGTGGTGTGATGTTGATCAGTGCGCGTCGAGTGGGCGTATGGAAAGTGAGTTCTTGGCGGTAGTGTTTCATATTTGTTGGGGTGAGGAAAGGTGTGGGTCTGAGATTTCCTAAATAATATATAGCATCAGGTAAATGATCACGCCGGTAAAGGAGACGTAAATCCAAATGGGCCACGTGACACGTGCTAGGGCACGATGTTTGGAGAAGTTGTTTTTGAAGGCGTGATAGAAGGTTATGAAAATCATCGGCAGCATTACGATTGCGAGAATGATGTGTGAGATCAGGATTAAAAAATAAAGAGGTCTTGTCCAATCTTGCTTAGAATATGGGACGCTAGGGTAGTTAAAATGGTAGTAGAGGTAGCTTGCTAAAAAAATTGAGGATGCGATGAAAGCTGAGACCATGCAGAGTCGATGAATGGAGATTCGGCCTTTGCGAATAGCGAGGTAACCGCCGAGGAGGAAAATGGTTGCAAGGAGGTTCAAGGCGGCGTTGAGGGTAGGGAAGATTGGGTCGGTCAGCATACGGTAAGGTAAAAAGAATTAATTTGGCAAAATGATGTTGGCTTCGCGTAGGAGTTTGCCGACGTCGTGAAGGACTTTAGGTAGGAGTTCTGGATCAAAAGCATCATAATATTGGCGTATGCGAGCTTGGTTATCTACTAGGACTAAACGAGTGCTGTGGAGAACTGCACCGTGCTCTGATTGGGCCTCGGGGGGATTTTCTGTGGCGGGTAGCAGAAAGTCTTTTTCGGCTACACGGAAGACTTCACCTTTTGCACCAGTTAAAAAATGCCAAAGCGATGGGTCTGCTTTTAGGCTTTGACTGTAGCGTTTTAAGACTTCTGGGGTGTCGTATTCGGGGTCAACTGTAAATGTTACGAGTTGAACGTAAGGTCGTGCGCGGCGGAAAGGGATTTGGAATTGCTCTAGGCGTTGAATGATGGCTGGGCATGGGCCAGGGCAACGTGTGAAAGCAAAGGCGACAAGGGAAATCTTATTGTGGAAGAGGGTTTCATTGACTGGAATGTTGTCTTGGTTGAGTAATTGAAATCGTGAGAGGATGCGAACTATTGGAAGGGGGGCATCGGTTTGTAGGGAGCGATCCTTGTAGACTTTTAGCGTGAACGCGGCAACAAGTGTAATGAGAGCCAATATGAGAAAAGCCCACAGGAAATGAGAGGTAGGATGGTTTTGCATGAGTCTTAGATCGGGCAGTTACTAGAAATTGCGAGCTGACTGTTCTAATAGGTTTGGAAATCAAACTTGGAAGGCAAAAAATTTTGTAACTTATAAACGGGCTTTTGCATCATATTGTGTGTATGAAAAGATTAATTTAGACAAAAATTCTACGGCTTCTTTTTTAAGCTTAGCATTCTTAATCTATCCTGAATTTTCTTTGCATGCCGATTCGGGCCGGCAACGGCAGGAGAGCAAATGAAATGAGCGTTTTTTTTTGCAAAGTTGATGCGAGAGTTGAGGTTAAGTGACGTCCAAAAACTACAAATCAAAGCCCTCATGCGGCAAGCGCGCGAAAAAATACGTCCACAGTGCGAATTAGTCAGGACTGAGAGGGAGAAGTTGCGCGAGTTGATGGAGGTGGATCAGCCAGATCCGAATGCTATTCGTGAACAGACAAGACAACTGGCTGGGTATGAGGCAGAATTAAACGTAGTGCGTGCAGAAGAGCGTAAAAAAATTGAGGCGGTATTGACGCCTGAGCAGTGGCAGTGTTGGAGAAGCATACAGGAAGAGCGATGCGCGCGTCTTAAGGAGTGGAGGCTTGGCCGAGATTGTAAGTGGGGTAAAAAGTAAGAACGAATAGCCTCGTTCTCACTCGATCATCTAAAGCAGCGACCTTTAAGGAATCATTTGATGCGGGTTATGTTCGGGATGAGGAACTCGTTGAATTATTCAAGTCAGGAAATGAGAAGGCTTTTGATGAGCTTGTATCTCGGCAAAAAGGTTGGGTTTTAGCTAGGATTTATCGGATAGCGGCTCTCTGCATGACGCAGGGGATTGGGCGCAGGAAGTTTTTATTAAAATGCATCGCTGTATTTAGTCATATAGAGCGCTTGCCTCATTTGAAAATTGGTTATCTAAAGTATGCACAAGGGTCTGCCTGGATGCTCTAAGGAAAAGGGAGGCGAAGGAGTGGTTATTTTTTCTTCCTAGAGAGGAACTGCTTACGGTTTTGCCCATGAAGAATCAGGGCTTCGAAAAATTTTATATGAAGCAAAGTGAAGGCTTCCTTGCCAGGATCAGGCTCAAGAGGCGGAAACTAAGTTTTATTCTGAAATGGAGGCATATTTGAGTATGGACTATATTTCGGATGGTGACAGTGAATTTCTTGTTGTCTTTGATGAAGAGGGGTAGAGCTCATAATCTTTTCGCGTGACGGTGGAGATGCTTCAGGCATGATGGCCTTCTAAGTATATCTGTGAGAGAGAGCTTCAAAATTATTAAAGGTGGAGGAGTTTGTTCTCCGCTGGGCTTTTTGGCATCGGGAGTGCATTGTGGGATCAAGAAGAACGGCCATCCTGATTTAGCATTGGTGTTATCTGAGCGCTATGCTGAGGTTGCTGCGGCTTTTACTACGAATCAAGTGAAAGCAGCACCGGTAAAGGTCTCGATGACTAAGGTCAAGAACCACATGGTGCGTGGAGTAGTCATCAACTCGGGAAATGCTAACGCGTGCACTGGATTAAAGGGGCTCGAGGACGCTCAGCAGATGGTGCGTTGGGCTGCTGAGGCTTGTGATGCTGAGGAAAAAGATTTTCTTGTATGCTCAACAGGGCGGATTGGAGTAGCGCTTCCTATGAAAAAAGTAGCTTTTGGGATAAAGAAAGCTGCGAAGGCTTTATCCAAGAGCAACGGGAAAAGGGCAGCGGAAGCGATTATGACGAGCGATACGTTTCCAAAGGAAATTGCTGTCTCGATGTATTTGGGAGAACACAAGATTACTATCGGTGGAATGGCTAAGGGAGCAGGGATGATTCATCCGAATATGGCAACGATGTTGGCCTGTATTACGACGGATGTGAAAAT
The genomic region above belongs to Candidatus Methylacidiphilales bacterium and contains:
- the argJ gene encoding bifunctional glutamate N-acetyltransferase/amino-acid acetyltransferase ArgJ, with product MRESFKIIKGGGVCSPLGFLASGVHCGIKKNGHPDLALVLSERYAEVAAAFTTNQVKAAPVKVSMTKVKNHMVRGVVINSGNANACTGLKGLEDAQQMVRWAAEACDAEEKDFLVCSTGRIGVALPMKKVAFGIKKAAKALSKSNGKRAAEAIMTSDTFPKEIAVSMYLGEHKITIGGMAKGAGMIHPNMATMLACITTDVKIERQLLRRVVADAVEKTFNRISVDGDTSTNDTVVVLANGAAENPILRAFHPQFKLFERALLFVMRSLAQMIVADGEGITKVVHLTVKGARNAQDAKRAAHAVARSMLVKTSWCGEDVNWGRLMDALGYSEAKVREELVEIFYNGHLVVQNGVRSRVPDAKIKNVVKQKSFSINIDLHLGTGEYSLTTTDLTEEYVRLNKGE
- a CDS encoding LON peptidase substrate-binding domain-containing protein: MKLPGKIPVMLLADSILFPQAFLPLYIYEEHYRLLLRHALDSHRLFAIALPRRRKPIPYPIGCLGLIRACVDHPDGTSHLVLQGLCRIRFTAFHTHHPYLTANYTLHNTHPCDPHPLLDRLAKDIQETIRHITTHHSEFPSWIAPYIGSLTEHDMLCDIVAHTFIQSLSVKRKIIQEQFLPERLRLVRDALNHLAEHI
- a CDS encoding SCO family protein — protein: MQNHPTSHFLWAFLILALITLVAAFTLKVYKDRSLQTDAPLPIVRILSRFQLLNQDNIPVNETLFHNKISLVAFAFTRCPGPCPAIIQRLEQFQIPFRRARPYVQLVTFTVDPEYDTPEVLKRYSQSLKADPSLWHFLTGAKGEVFRVAEKDFLLPATENPPEAQSEHGAVLHSTRLVLVDNQARIRQYYDAFDPELLPKVLHDVGKLLREANIILPN
- a CDS encoding type I 3-dehydroquinate dehydratase, translating into MKASSSAPLASEAQLKYRLRSIHAPLRVACLSAPSTLKRLPHIHKNHKFPVDLIEIRLDFLLKNGLSFDSLTSQLSSILKNTSIPILLTPRHPHEGGQWRWRSHTERMDLAFTLLPYASAIDLELAYLEPLQPLLKSIRKSNVALCLSAHFLKKPLSLSQIQKLTNQFTEARPDLAKIAALARSPHELSILCYPLIHAPKLPWALMATGPQALLTRVTLASLGSKLIYGYLDHPTAPGQPSIYQVNQILKNLAPLFLPPSA
- a CDS encoding DUF420 domain-containing protein; this translates as MLTDPIFPTLNAALNLLATIFLLGGYLAIRKGRISIHRLCMVSAFIASSIFLASYLYYHFNYPSVPYSKQDWTRPLYFLILISHIILAIVMLPMIFITFYHAFKNNFSKHRALARVTWPIWIYVSFTGVIIYLMLYII
- a CDS encoding secondary thiamine-phosphate synthase enzyme YjbQ; the protein is MKHYRQELTFHTPTRRALINITPQVAEAVRASQIREGLCLVNAMHITASVFVNDDEPGLHHDFEQWLEKLAPEKPYSQYQHNRTGEDNADAHLKRTLMGRDVTIAITQGKLDLGPWEQIFYGEFDGRRPKRVLIKIIGE
- a CDS encoding Spy/CpxP family protein refolding chaperone is translated as MRELRLSDVQKLQIKALMRQAREKIRPQCELVRTEREKLRELMEVDQPDPNAIREQTRQLAGYEAELNVVRAEERKKIEAVLTPEQWQCWRSIQEERCARLKEWRLGRDCKWGKK